Part of the Mauremys mutica isolate MM-2020 ecotype Southern chromosome 1, ASM2049712v1, whole genome shotgun sequence genome is shown below.
ctaagccacccctggtgaccccattaaaatggggtcgcgacccactttggggtcctgacccacagttcgAGAACCACTGTTCTCATTCATATACAAGTCTAATTTTGAATCCTACTAAATTATTGGCTTCAATAGTATAtaatggcaatgaattccactgCTTAATTATGTGTATAAAAAGTATTTTCTATTTCTATTTTTCAGATTCATCAAAGATGTATTTGTACTaggaaaattttcaaaactaCTTTAAAGCCAGTTCTGCTATACTGACTTTAGAACTGGCTAAAGGCACACTATTCATCAAGTTTTAGGCAGTTTAGAATGGCCACACTTGTTCTTCTGAACCAGTTCCCAAAATCACTTTAAACTCCAAGAACTCAAGAAGGATGGTCACTGAGCTGAGGAGTTTGCAACTGAATTACTTTTGATCACTATACAGAAGATGTAGCAGTTGTCCACAGCGGTACCActaaaacagtgtttctcaactagTAAATAGTCTGGGGATGAaggccctggggcagagctgtAACTAGACATTTTAGTGCCCAGGGCAAGCAAGCATATTTGCACTCCCTACCAGAGGTGATGTGGGAGTGGACCATGTGGGATCATGTTCCCCCAACTCCCAGATTTTTTGGTTGCGCCCCTCAACACAGACAAGCTGGGtgacctgctgaggtgagtcgggATGGAGGTGGTGCACCCTCCCCGAGATCTGCTGTGTGGGGCTGACCCGAGCTGCCCTCACAGCTTTGTGCCATTGGCAGCTACCCCGCTCTTGCTACAGCCATACCATGGGGTGGTTTTGGTCATATCCTACCCCTGGGGGAGGCTGGATCCTGCCGAGCATTTACCCCACAGTGGTGGCTGCttctgtgggggtgtctgggctTGACTCTCTGTTCTGGCCGTTGCAAACTCCAGGGTTGCAGCCCTGTTCAGGTTTAGCTCCGTGACCCCAGCTGTACCAAATGTGTATGAGTTGCGTTGTGACCTGGCTCATGTGATTGCAGTACagttcactcaaatttggcctgaccAGACTTCCGTCAtgacagctgggccaaacctgagtggcactggaATCCGAGGTTGCAATGCCTAGAGCAGGGAGGCGAGCCCAACCAGCCCTGTGGGATGGGAGCCACAGAAGCTGCCACatgaccctttgaaacattctagCGACCCAATTTTGGGTCCCTACTCAtgggttgagaaaccctgcaataaaacaaacaaacaaagggaccTACCTAAGGCTTAATGCATCTGTGAGGGGAGCACTGCCTGTATGGATGGATAGCCAGGCACTTTCTGGACTTTCTTCTTCAAGTTCGTGGTGGGCAGAAGATATTAATCATCTGTCCAGGAAGATTAATGGTTTTGCAAGGAGAAAAAAAAGGAAGCAGGGTAAGAGCAGGGGGAGGCAAAGACTCTAAACCAACCCTCCCAGTCTATTGTGCAGGAAGGCCAGTCCCTTCTCCAgttgtctctctctgtcttcaaGCCGTTCCAGCTGCTGGTTCTTGCGGAACTCACGCCGGATTGAGGCGAGGTAGAAATCACGGTCGGTGTAGCGTAGACCACGGCCCTGGCGCAGCAGAGCGCGATAGAGGTTCAGCACTGCCTCACGGGACCACGCTGCCATGGGGGACAGATGCAGGAGAAGGCAAACTGAAGAAAAATGGATGAGTGAAAGTCAACATTTGTTTCCCAGTTGCAGTTTTGCTATCTCCCCCCTGCCAGTCTCCCTGAGACTTTCTTCACAAGCCACTGGGAAAGGGGAACCCAAGGGAATGGATTGCCaccagagaaggagagagaaacttAGTGCAGAGGAAAAGATccctacggggggggggggggcgcagagaaCAACCTCACCCTATCTGCCAGCAAAGCAGAAAGAGGCAATAACACAAAACAGAGACACTGTAAACCCCCCCTAAGCATGACACTAACCCCCCCCGCACGGAGACTCCCTGGATCAGCTCCGCCAGCGCCAGTCTCCGCCCGGGCTTcccctgccaggcgctgcagggaGGCGGGCTGAGGAGGGGCCCCGGGGAGCAGCGCAGGGCGGGATCCCTTGGGCGGACGAATCCGCTGGAAAAGGgtttggggggagaagggggccggGCTCGGAATccccggcgcggggggggggcctgtCCCGGGACCCCGCTCCCCTCACACTCACCCGGAAGCGGAGCTGTTTCTCGGTCCCTCACTGTCGCCTGGTCCCGCTTCTGGGCGCCAGCACCCTAGCACCGCTTCCCCGGGGTCACCCAGCAACATGGCCGCTTCGCTTCCGGGGCGCGACCCCGGCGGCCAACCAGCGGGAGCGAGCGGGAGCATAGATTGTACGCGCGGGGAGGGCGAACTTCCGCTGGTCGCGGCGCGAGGTAGGGACGGGCGCTCAGGGCTGCCCCCATCAGACCGGCGGTGCTGTACGGAACGCGAGCGGGGACAGTTTGGAATCCCTCCTTAGTCCTTCCCTCCGGCGGTAGAACGTGGCAGAGCCCAGACCCGTCCTGAGTGGCGTCACACGTCACTGGCGCGTGGGCGAGCCCTAGCGGGAAACGAAGAGCGCGCGCCTGCCTGCAGATCTCACTGGGCTGAGCTGGTCTGCCAGGCTCGGGTGCAGGCCTTATTGTCACTTCCTATGTATTGGTTTCGTGTTTCCTACTCTACCCTGGAAGAGCGCCAGTCCAGTTCTCTGCCTGCCTGGATCATTTTTGTGACGTGCCTTGTATAATCAAACAGGCTCATTCGTTACCCTAAGATCAAATCAGATAGTACAACAAATTGATTAGCAAATTCTTAAGATTCAGATCCTTTATCATTTGGGGTTTGTTGAGGTGTGGGTGGAGTGCTGGTGGGGTGCCATAAATTTGCATCTGGATTTAGCTGTTGATCCTCTAATGCTTTGTGGTTAGGGAAGGGAGTGTTTGTTGCTTTGGTTAAGATGGCAGCAAAAGGTCAACATACAAAAAAAGAATGTTCCGTTCTGAAATTACTCTTGGGCAAGTCCCAATGTGCGCAATATGTGCTTTCAAAACTGCAGCTGAAGGATTGCTGTTGAAGTCTTGCTCTAGCTTGTGTTGAAAAAAGTGCAGTTcggctctgaaaagtgactttgtaCAAATTGTGTGAGAGGGCTCCATGTTTATTGTCTCTCTTTGGGTCCAACATAAATATATGCTCAgtttataatatttttaattgcctTTGCCTTTTTCTCTTATTTTGAATATATAAAGATATTTAACTATATATATGATTATTtgcttccttttaatttttttcttgcttttttaaATATTAGAAGTATCAGTAACTAAGtcagggttggtttgtttgttttcacggGAGAACTTCTGGGGGTTCCCAGATATGCTTATTGTGAACTTTCAAACCTTAACTGAAAGGCTAGGAGTGTTGACACTTTTACAAAATAATCCTTTCAGCCAAATGTTTGTTAGGCATTAGAGGTAAATATGTGTAATTTTAAACAGTCTGACTTTAAAACCATCCCCCCTCTCAGCCTGTTATCTTTTGTCAGAACTTCACTAGTTCTCCAGGTACCTAcggctgtctacaccagggaaaTTTTGCAAGCCATTCCTAACACTGACTCAGCTCCACCGGTGTTAGCAATGTTGAGAGCCCTACTGTCCACAAGCCAGTAGCTGCCGTTAGTGTTTTAGGCACTATGTTGATTAAACCTGCTCATCAAGTGAGAGTCACAATTAACAGCTCTTTCTGTAGTTCTGTCTAGAAACATACTTCCCATTTAAACCCTCCCATTGAACAAAACACTCAATATTTTTCTGGAAATGCTTCTAGGATATTCCTATACTTTATATATACAAATGCCAATACAGAAAATATGGCTTCACGTTCAACAGCAACCCTACATTGGCTACACCAAAATGCTGCTCTAGTGTAGTTGATGCTCTAGTGTAGATGAGGCTCCAGAGTTCATGTCCCAAATGGCTTTTTGTATTCCTTTCACACACATTGCTTCTGAAAGCAGAGCACTCTCTACCTCTGTACAGtaggagaaggaaaagttaatcaAAAAATTTAGCAAtaatcttttccatctctctaAATGCATGCAAATACCATTGCTGGTGATAGTCTCTAAATCTCTTATTAATTtctagagccctgcgtggatacaaaatcTGTATCCGTGTCTGATCAGCAATCTGCGGATATccacggatttgcagggctctattaaTTTCTCCCTCTCTGTTCAATATGCTGTCTTCTATGTGAATGGCCAAGGTCAACAAAAATCTAATGActccctgtgacgaagtgggactgttcttaatgtttcctctgaatactgtgtgggtgtctCAGTTTCAGGccggcactctgtctcctggcaactaatggcccgggcccttcccccctgcaaggggatctaaaggtgtgggagaacaaagaggtcaggtgacctcctggtccaggaaaggaactcagcagagaaggaggggctggagggggtttcagtttggagctggctggggacaggaagtgagtGCAGAcagggttgtctggctcgctgaGCCCCAAAATGGatccggctgaggggtcccgttctctgtacctacaagctgtgttttagaccgtgttcctgtcatctaataaacctctgttttgctggctaagagtcacgtctgattgcgaagtgggggtgcgtgcaggaccctctggcttccccaggaccctgcctgggcagactcgctgtgggaagcacatggaggggcatatgctgaatgctccaaggtcagacccaggaaggtgaagccatgtgagcttcttgccctgaaaacagtctgctccaagggagaggtggctccccaaagtcctgactttgtggggagcagttccaaagcattGCCCGCGAACTCCGTGACACTCCCCACATAATCTAGTTAACTCTTTTTCTTAAAGAGGTTTAAAATTTTTTGACCATTTATAACAAAAAAATAATTCCACTTTATTAATAAACATCTTACTAAGCTGTGCCCTTGTAAAAAAGCAAGGAGGTATACATTTGAAGAACCCAGGCTAATTGATTAATCTGTCCAGCTCTTTAAATAGTAGCATAACTTTATATTTAAAGTAAATTTTTTCAACAAGTCCTAATGTTCTAGCTAATATGTATGGCCCCAAATAAACAAACCGCTTACACATGTTTTTAACTTTAAGCAGATGAGTGATCCCATtgctgttcagcaaagcacttaaggacACTGATGGtatttaagaacatgcttaaagttaggcatgtgtttgAGTGCTAGGGATGGGATTGCTTATGTGCTTTTAAATATGTGCATAAGGCTTTGATCAGCAAAGCACAGTAAGCATTttcttaagtctcattgacttcagtaggccttAGGCATGCATTTAAGTACTTGGCTGAAGTGGGACCTATatgcaccactgccctctactgaatATAGATCTGGGCAAGTAAGTGAGAGTGTTCTCTGTGTGATTTCAGGTTGTTCTTTATTGGCTGGCTCACCATGGAGATGAGTCCTGAAAAGGTCATTCATGGAAAGTCTCTTCTAGCTCACAAGGTAGAGGCCTGTGCTTTTTGGAGCAGCAGGTCTTGAGTTGTATTTTAGGGATTGTTAAAACTCTGTTCTctaacataataaaaaacatataattaaaaaataaaagtcgTATATACATCCACATAACGTTCTTAAAGTAATAAAACATAAAATGGCATAGGGTTATAATAAAATACCTTATACTAGaggtaataaaaatatacaagaGAACTTTTGACCCAATCAAATCTAATTCGTCAAACTGTCATGCTAAATTTCCATTAGCCTAAAAAATTATACTGTACATTTgtctctttttcttttcccctgtTAAGGTGGGAAGATTGCTGGACCTCATGGTGATTGTTTACTTTAAGTTCAATCCATATTAAGATTTATAAGTAATGAGATAGAAGATAATGTTGAAAATTTAATCAATACTGTGGTTACTCTACCTCTGAATGGAGATGGCAGGAATAGAAAGTGTTCAGATATGGACAGTGAAAATGCTCAGATATATGGAAAGACTTCCACAGGAGGAGAAATTGAAAAATTGAGACTGCTTGTAGAGAAGAGACAAATAAGAGAGGAGATGACAGAGGTATGCAGAATGATTAATGGTATAAAGAAGGTAAATTATGTGCTCATAGTAATCCTCTCTCAACAAGGAGACGTCATTGAAACTGGAAAGCAACCTGATAAAAGGGAATACAGTTTTATAAAAGGCATAATTCTCTTATTTGGTTCTATTCAatgtcttcataaatgatttgaatAATGGCATTGAGAGTACacttaaagtttgtggacaatactaAGCTGGGacgggttgcaagcactttggaggacaggatttgaattcaaaatgatcttgacaaactggagaaatggtctggagTAAACAGGATTAaaatcaataaggacaaatgcaaaatactacacttaagaaggaatactcagtcatagaatcatagaaaatcagggttggaagggacctcaggaggtcatctagtccaaccccctgctcaaagcaggaccaattcccaactaaatca
Proteins encoded:
- the LOC123347312 gene encoding MIEF1 upstream open reading frame protein-like translates to MAAWSREAVLNLYRALLRQGRGLRYTDRDFYLASIRREFRKNQQLERLEDRERQLEKGLAFLHNRLGGLV